One Leucoraja erinacea ecotype New England chromosome 3, Leri_hhj_1, whole genome shotgun sequence genomic window carries:
- the klf9 gene encoding Krueppel-like factor 9: MSAIAYIDYLAAECLISISSRPVVHQSAGQGLAGEERREVREGCGSLLGMARILADLSKCNPLSPVGSSHDSCAREAHFMPAIPFCGATGQVKGFSSQRHECPYSGCAKVYGKSSHLKAHLRAHTGERPFPCTWSGCCKKFSRSDELTRHYRTHTGEKKFKCPLCEKCFMRSDHLTKHARRHPDFQSGMLQRARRGTVSSLATVLQPARCCSTR; encoded by the exons ATGTCTGCAATTGCATACATCGATTACCTTGCCGCCGAGTGCCTGATTTCTATTTCCAGCCGCCCTGTGGTGCACCAGTCTGCTGGGCAGGGCTTggccggagaggagaggagagaagtccGGGAGGGCTGTGGTTCCCTCCTGGGCATGGCCAGGATCCTGGCGGACCTGAGCAAGTGCAATCCGCTGTCACCGGTGGGATCCAGCCACGATTCCTGCGCTCGGGAAGCGCATTTTATGCCCGCAATTCCGTTCTGTGGCGCAACGGGCCAAGTGAAAGGTTTCTCCAGCCAACGGCACGAATGTCCGTACAGTGGATGCGCCAAAGTCTATGGAAAATCTTCCCACTTAAAGGCGCACTTGAGAGCGCACACAG GAGAGAGACCCTTTCCTTGTACGTGGTCCGGTTGCTGTAAAAAGTTTTCCCGTTCCGATGAGCTAACACGGCACTACAGAACCCACACCGGCGAGAAGAAGTTCAAGTGCCCCTTGTGCGAGAAATGTTTCATGAGGAGCGACCACTTGACCAAACACGCCAGGCGGCACCCTGACTTCCAGTCCGGCATGCTACAGAGAGCACGGAGGGGCACCGTCTCCTCCCTGGCTACAGTCCTCCAACCAGCAAG atgctgctcgacacgctga